The segment TTAGATAAACTATCTTCGCAAAACAAACACTTAGCTATTGCGTTTATTTATTTATCAACAGACATCTACCCTTTTGACGAAATAGAGTCTAGGATGAAAAAAATCTTAATGCATATTAGTGAAGAATTTGATTCATAACATAAGTAAAGTTATTACAAGTATTTTATTGTTGCCAATATACTTTTATAGAGCAGCAATATCTCCTTTGCTAGGACCATCGTGCAGATTCACGCCTACATGTTCCCAATATGCAATTCAAGCTTTAAAAAAGCATGGTCCTATAAAAGGGCTATATCTCACTATCAAACGAATATTAAGATGTCATCCATGGGGAGGTTCTGGTTACGACCCTGTACCATGAAGAAAATACTAAATATTCACAGTCATCTCAATTTAGAGCAAAGAGATGATACAATTTACAGCACAATTTATCCTAAACTGCCTAAAGCTACGATTAAATATGGTTCAATAGGCATTCACCCTTGGTATATCCCCCCTTTGGAAGAGATTAATTGGGAGAATTTTGTAGAAGAAGCTAGCAAAAACAAAATTATAGTTATCGGAGAATGTGGATTAGATACTTTTTCAGAGATTCCACTAGACACTCAAATCAAAGTATTCCAAAAACAAATAGAGGTCTCTGAAATGCTTAAAAAGCCTCTTCTCATACATATGGTTCGTACAACAGATGAACTATTAGCGATTCGTAATCAATTAAACCCCACACAACCCTGGATTATTCACGGATTCAGAGGAAAACCTCAACTAGCACAGCAATATTATAGACATGAAATGTACCTTTCCATAGGTAGTAAATTTAATACTAAAACAGTCTTAGCAATCCCTTTAAATAAGATTCTACTTGAAACTGATGAATCCGATGAAACTATTGACTCTCTAGTAGATCGGATAGCCCAATTAAAAAAAATATCGCCTCAAACTCTTATAAAACAGATATATGAGAATACCGAAAGTATTTTTTTTAGATGATGTTGCTTGTTCTGATAAAGAGTCGTACTTTTGTAACTACTTAATACAGAAATTTAAATAATAAATTAAAATATGAATTTTGTAGACGAACTGAAATGGCGTGGAATGGTACACGATATGATGCCGGGTACCGAAGAATTATTAGCTAAAGAGCAAGTTTCAGCTTACGTAGGTATCGACCCTACAGCAGACTCATTGCATATTGGACACTTAGTGAGTGTAATGATGCTCCGCCACTTACAGCGTTGTGGTCATAAACCTTTTGCCCTAATTGGTGGAGCAACAGGTATGATTGGAGACCCTTCAGGAAAATCTTTAGAAAGAAATCTTCTTGACGATACTACTCTTCGCCACAACCAAGCGGCTATCAAAAAACAATTATCTAAGTTTTTAGATTTTGACTCTGATGCCGAAAACAAAGCTGAATTGGTGAATAACTATGATTGGATGAAGAACTTCACTTTTTTAGATTTTGTACGTGATGTAGGTAAACACATTACAGTAAACTACATGATGGCAAAAGACTCGGTTAAGAAAAGATTAACTGGTGAAGCCCGTGATGGATTGTCATTCACTGAATTTACCTATCAGTTACTACAAGCTTATGACTACTTACACTTATTAGAATCAAGAGGTGTAAAACTACAAATGGGTGGATCAGATCAATGGGGCAATATTACCACAGGTGCCGAACTCATTAGAAGAACAAATGGACAAGAGGTATTTGGATTAACATGTCCTCTTATCACCAAAGCTGATGGGGGTAAATTTGGTAAAACAGAATCTGGAAACATCTGGCTAGATCGTCGTTATACTTCTCCTTATAAGTTCTACCAATTCTGGTTAAATGTAAGCGATGAAGACGCAGCTCGTTATATCAAGATCTTTACTACACTTTCACAAGAAGTTGTAACTGAATTAACAGAAGAACATTCAAAAGCTCCTCATGAACGTATTTTACAAAAGCGTTTAGCTAAAGAAATCACTGTAATGGTACACTCTGAAGAAGATTATGAAGCAGCAGTTGAAGCTTCAGAAATCCTTTTTGGAAAATCTACATCAGAAACACTTCGTAAGATTGATGAAGATACTCTTCTTTCAGTTTTTGAAGGCGTTCCTCAATTTGAAATTGAAAAATCATTATTAAATGACGGAACAAAAGCGATTGATTTATTCGTTGATCATGCAGAAATTTTCCCATCAAAAGGAGAATTAAGAAAATTAATTAAAAATAATGGTGTTTCTTTGAATAAAGAAAAATTAGATGATCCTGAAATGTTAATTACTGATAAAGAATTACTTAACAATAAATACTTACTTGTACAAAGAGGTAAAAAGAATTATTTCTTAGTTATTGCTAAATAAAAAGTTGTTGTAATATTTGGAGGTTAAAAATTAACCTCCTATATTTGCATCGCATTTCAAGAGAAAAGCTACAGAGTTTGTCCGATGGTGTAACGGTAGCACAACAGTTTTTGGTACTGTTTGTCGGGGTTCGAATCCCTGTCGGACAACATAGAAAAAGCAACTGAGAATATCAGTTGCTTTTTTGTTTTTATACACATAGGCTTTTTATAAAAAATTACAATAAAACCATTCAATACACTTTCTATATATCTTTGCAGAGTAAATTAAACTTCCTATTTTTGTAATCGATTACCTATAGAGGAACTAAGATATGGAAAACTTATCAAACATAATATCTAAATTTAAAGTTGAAGCCACAGTCGATTCTGTTAAAGGTTTCGGTGGAGGATTAATTAACGACACTTATAAAATTACTACAAAAGAAGTTGACAAGCCTGATTATATTCTACAAAGAATAAATCATGATATCTTCAAAAATGTAGAGATGCTTCAAAACAACATCGTTGAAGTAACTAATCACATAAAGAATAAGCTAATCGAAAATAAAACTGAAGACATTGACAGAAAAGTGCTTCAGTTCATCCCTACCCTTGATAATAAATACTACTTTTTTGATGGTAAGAACTATTGGAGAATAATGAAATTTATTCCTAATGCAGATACCTTCGAAACAGTAAATTCTAAATATGCTAAATTTGCAGGAGAAGCCTTTGGTGAATTTCAAGCAATGCTAGCTGATATACCTGTAAAACTAGAAGAGACGATACCCAACTTCCATAATATGGAATATCGCCTAGAAGAGCTTAGAAATGCCATTAAAAACGATCCTAAAGGTAGGGTTGCAGAAGTACAACTTTATATTGACGAAATTTTAAGCCGCAAAGACGAAATGTGCAAAGGTGAAAAGCTTCATAGAGAAGGAAAATTACCTAAGCGTATATGCCATTGCGACACGAAAGTGAACAATATGATGTTTGACAAAGATGGCTCCGTTCTATGTGTTATCGATTTGGATACTGTAATGCCCAACTTTATATTCTCTGATTTTGGGGATTTTTTAAGAACAGGAGCAAATGCAGTGAAAGAAGATGATAAAAACTTCGATAAAGTTGAGTTTAGAATGGATATTTTTAAAGCATTTACAGAAGGATATCTTAGCTCTGCAAAAAGTTTTCTTACTCCAATTGAAATCGAAAACTTACCATACGCAGCAGCTTTATTCCCTTATATGCAATGTGTCCGCTTCCTGACAGACTATATCAATGGGGATATCTACTACAAAATAGAATATCCTGAACACAACTTGGTGCGTACAAAGAACCAATTTATGCTTTTAAAAAGTGTAGAAGAAAATAAATCAGAAATGATAAAATTTATTGCTTCTTGCTTATAATATATACGACTTATTACTGTATATTAGATTAAAGAACAAAGATTGAATGAAACAGTTAGACGTTAAAAAAATTAGTATTGCTAACATCCCTGTAGATGCTATTCCAGCTCTCTTAGATAAAGAAAAAGTAGCATTTCAAAAGTTAGATGAAGTGAATTGGGATGAATATCCTTACTGCCCAAATGTGAGATTTAGAATAGCTTATTCTAAAGATGCTTTCATACTAAATTTTAAGGTTACAGAAGAAAGTGTAAGAGCAAATAGCTCTGCTGATAATGGACCAGTCTGGACTGATTCGTGCGTTGAGTTTTTTGTTATACCCAACAATGATGGAATATATTACAACCTAGAGTGTAATTGTGCTGGAACAATATTAATTGGTGCTGGTAAAGAAAGAGAAAATAGAGAAAGAGCACCCAAAGAAGTGTTAGAACAAGTACAAAGATGGTCTAGCTTAGGAAGAGATCCTTTTGATGAACGCATAGGAGAATGCAGTTGGGAAGTAGCTCTTATTATCCCATTTACAGCATTCTTTAAACATGAAATTAAAGATTTAAGCGAACAATCTATTAAAGCGAATTTTTATAAATGTGGAGATGAACTTCAAACACCTCATTTTATCTCTTGGAACGCAATACAAGTAGAAAAACCAGACTTCCATTGCCCTAAGTTCTTTGGATCACTACATTGTTTATAACAAACATACTACACATTATATTAGCCAAAAGGAGATACAGAAATATATCTCCTTTTTTTATGCCTTATTTCCAACTATAATAACACAATATATAAACGTAAGAAACAAGAAATACTCCAATAAAGCAATATTCTGACTAGGCCATAATAATACGATAACACCGACATGAAAGTGCTTTGACACCGACATGATGATTACATGTCGGTGTCAAAACAAAAAAAGAATCCATGAATAAGTAGAAATATAGGTACTTCTGACTTAGATAAAGTCATATAAATAAGTAATTTAAACTAAATATCTGATCTAAAGAATAACGTTAATTCCACATATAGCATGATTAAAGCAGAAATAATTAGAGCTTATGCATAATATTAAGAGATAAGGCTTATTTTTGTAGTATGTTAAAATGGAATATGAACAGCATCAAACAAATACTCAAAATAGCATTCAGCATAGTTAGTACAATAATAGTATTGTACTCATGTGCTAGTATAGGAAGACCCGATGGAGGTCCTTTAGATGAAACTCCTCCAAAATTTGTAGGTAGTACACCTGATATACAGGCCACAAACGTAGATAAGAAAAAAATAACGATCCTATTTGATGAATATATCAAGCTAGAAAATGCCAATGAAAAAGTAGTGGTTTCTCCTCCACAAATACAGCAACCTCTAATTAAGCCAAGTGGTAAAAAAGTAGTGGTTACTTTAGAAGATTCCTTGAAAGCAAACACAACCTATACCATCGACTTTGGCGATGCAATAGTGGATAATAATGAAGGAAATCCATTAGGAGATTTTACTTTTACATTTTCTACAGGTAGTCAGATAGATACACTTGCTATTTCGGGAACTGTATTGGCTGCAAAAGATTTAGAACCCATCAAAAATATTTTGGTCGGACTACATGAAAACTTAAATGATACAGCATTTACAAAGGAGCCCTTCCTGAGAGTTGCACGCACAGACTCTAAAGGAGAATTTACAATTCATGGTATAGCTCCAGGAAAATATAGAGTATATGCCTTGAAAGACATAGATCAAAACTATGTCTTTTCTCAAAAAAGTGAATGGATTGCTTATTCTGATTCTATTTATATACCTACAGTTGAAGAACGAATTAAGCAAGATACTATTTGGAAAGATAGTTTAACTGTCGACTCAATTCATACTCATAAATATACCCATCACCTACCCGATGATATTATTCTAAAAGCATTTGAAGAAGATTTCTACAATCAATATCTCATAAAGCATGAAAGAAAACAAGAGAATATTCTTACTCTCTATTTTGCTGAATACCCAGATACTATTCCAACTATCAAAGGATTAGATTTTGATGAATCGGATCTAGTGGCAGACTATCGATTACCTTCTGACACAATATATAATTTCTGGGTAAAAGATTCCCTTCTTTATCAGAGAGATACTCTTACTATACAGTTAGATTATTTACATACTGACACATTAAATCAATTAGTCGCTAAAACAGATACTTTACGCTTTACATTCAAACATAAAAAGGTAGATAAAGAAAAAGAATCAAAGAAAAATAAAGACAAAAAAGAGGAGGATTTAACACCTTTTTTACAAATAAAACCAGATATCTCATCCAATTTTAATGTATATGATTATCTAAGACTCTCATTTGAAGAGCCAATAAAATATTTTGATAATAATAAGATACATATCATGCAAAAAAATGATACATTGTGGAATGAGATAAAAGATTTTACATTTGAACAGGATCAAGAATTCATTAAACAATTTAATATTTACCATGAATGGATACCAGATGAATCTTATAAAATTATTGTAGACTCACTCGCATTCCAAGGTATTTATGGATTATACACAAATACTTTTGAACAAGAATTCAAAATAAAGAAGTTAGAAGAATATGGAACTGTACAATTCAATATATCAGGAGTTGACAGTGAAGACTCTCCTATTATCGTAGAACTACTAGATTCTTCAGATAAAGTTGTGAGAACTGTAAAAGCGAACAATGGGACAGCAGACTTTTATTATCTAGATCCAGGAAAATATAGCGCAAGACTTATTATAGATAAAAATAATAATGGAAAGTGGGATACAGGCAACTTTGAGAACAATTTACAGCCTGAAGATGTATATTATTATCCACAGATGGTGGAATTTAAAGCGAATTGGAGTGCTAACCAAGATTGGAATATAAAACAAACTCCATTACCTAAACAGAAACTTAACGAACTTAAAAAACAGAAGCCTGATGATGACAAGAAGAAAAAAACAAATGAAGAACGTAGAAGGAGGAGGTAAAATTCTAACTCTTTTAGCGATTCTCTTATTGTTATGCATTAACCTAAACCCAATTAATGCACAATGTAAGATAAAAAATATAGCCATGGTAGATGGCGAAGAAATTACGTATGATCTCTACTTCCATTGGTCTTTTGTTTGGAAAAAAGCTGGTGACGCTATCTTTACAACAAAGAGTACAACTTACAAGGGTACACCTTCTTACAAAATGGAATTATTAGCATCGAGTAACAAAAGTGCTGATGTATTCTTTAAAATGAGAGATACTCTTACTTGCATAGTAAGCAACGACTTAGAGCCTCTTTATTTTAGAAAAGGAGCAGAAGAAGGTAAAAGATTTACAGTAGATGAAGCAAAATACAGCTACACGAATAACCAGGTTATAGTAGAACAAAGTAGAACATGGAAAGATGGACGTAGGCAAGATCATCATTTCGAGAGTGATCAATGCGTTTATGATATGCTAAGTATATTAGCTAAAGCAAGATCCATTAACCCTGAAAATTATAAATCGGGAGATAGAATCAATTTTCCAATGGCTACAGGTAGAAGAATAGATGATATTATATTAGAGTTCAGAGGAACAGAAAATATTAAAACAGAAAATAGAACTACATTTAGATGTATCGTATTTGCTTTAATAGAAAAGGATAAAAAGAAAAAAGAAAAAGATTTAATCACTTTTTATATTTCAGATGATAATAATCATCTACCTATCAAGCTCAAATTTAATTTAAATTTTGGATCTGCTCAAGTAACACTAAGGACAATCAAAGGACAAAAATATCCTCTACAATCTATTGTCAAATAATAAGCAAAAATTTTACTTTACCGCATAAAAAAAGGAGTCGATCGACTCCTTTTTTGTTTATATATTCTGAATACTATTTATTCAATTTCCATTCACTACCTTCTTTAGTATCTTTTATTTCAAAACCGAGAGAAGTCAATTCATCTCTAATTTGATCTGAAGTAGCCCAATCTT is part of the Bacteroides coprosuis DSM 18011 genome and harbors:
- a CDS encoding UPF0161 protein yidD (COGs: COG0759 conserved hypothetical protein~HAMAP: Protein of unknown function DUF37~InterPro IPR002696~KEGG: bfs:BF0077 hypothetical protein~PFAM: Protein of unknown function DUF37~SPTR: UPF0161 protein BACCOP_00828;~TIGRFAM: Protein of unknown function DUF37~manually curated~IMG reference gene:2504106033~PFAM: Domain of unknown function DUF37~TIGRFAM: conserved hypothetical protein YidD); translated protein: MKNLIHNISKVITSILLLPIYFYRAAISPLLGPSCRFTPTCSQYAIQALKKHGPIKGLYLTIKRILRCHPWGGSGYDPVP
- a CDS encoding hypothetical protein (KEGG: bfs:BF0158 hypothetical protein~SPTR: Putative uncharacterized protein;~IMG reference gene:2504106039), with protein sequence MNSIKQILKIAFSIVSTIIVLYSCASIGRPDGGPLDETPPKFVGSTPDIQATNVDKKKITILFDEYIKLENANEKVVVSPPQIQQPLIKPSGKKVVVTLEDSLKANTTYTIDFGDAIVDNNEGNPLGDFTFTFSTGSQIDTLAISGTVLAAKDLEPIKNILVGLHENLNDTAFTKEPFLRVARTDSKGEFTIHGIAPGKYRVYALKDIDQNYVFSQKSEWIAYSDSIYIPTVEERIKQDTIWKDSLTVDSIHTHKYTHHLPDDIILKAFEEDFYNQYLIKHERKQENILTLYFAEYPDTIPTIKGLDFDESDLVADYRLPSDTIYNFWVKDSLLYQRDTLTIQLDYLHTDTLNQLVAKTDTLRFTFKHKKVDKEKESKKNKDKKEEDLTPFLQIKPDISSNFNVYDYLRLSFEEPIKYFDNNKIHIMQKNDTLWNEIKDFTFEQDQEFIKQFNIYHEWIPDESYKIIVDSLAFQGIYGLYTNTFEQEFKIKKLEEYGTVQFNISGVDSEDSPIIVELLDSSDKVVRTVKANNGTADFYYLDPGKYSARLIIDKNNNGKWDTGNFENNLQPEDVYYYPQMVEFKANWSANQDWNIKQTPLPKQKLNELKKQKPDDDKKKKTNEERRRRR
- a CDS encoding aminoglycoside phosphotransferase (InterPro IPR002575~KEGG: bth:BT_4240 hypothetical protein~PFAM: Aminoglycoside phosphotransferase~SPTR: Putative uncharacterized protein;~IMG reference gene:2504106037~PFAM: Phosphotransferase enzyme family), which translates into the protein MENLSNIISKFKVEATVDSVKGFGGGLINDTYKITTKEVDKPDYILQRINHDIFKNVEMLQNNIVEVTNHIKNKLIENKTEDIDRKVLQFIPTLDNKYYFFDGKNYWRIMKFIPNADTFETVNSKYAKFAGEAFGEFQAMLADIPVKLEETIPNFHNMEYRLEELRNAIKNDPKGRVAEVQLYIDEILSRKDEMCKGEKLHREGKLPKRICHCDTKVNNMMFDKDGSVLCVIDLDTVMPNFIFSDFGDFLRTGANAVKEDDKNFDKVEFRMDIFKAFTEGYLSSAKSFLTPIEIENLPYAAALFPYMQCVRFLTDYINGDIYYKIEYPEHNLVRTKNQFMLLKSVEENKSEMIKFIASCL
- a CDS encoding hypothetical protein (KEGG: bth:BT_3342 hypothetical protein~SPTR: Putative uncharacterized protein;~IMG reference gene:2504106040~PFAM: Protein of unknown function (DUF3108)); this encodes MMTRRKKQMKNVEGGGKILTLLAILLLLCINLNPINAQCKIKNIAMVDGEEITYDLYFHWSFVWKKAGDAIFTTKSTTYKGTPSYKMELLASSNKSADVFFKMRDTLTCIVSNDLEPLYFRKGAEEGKRFTVDEAKYSYTNNQVIVEQSRTWKDGRRQDHHFESDQCVYDMLSILAKARSINPENYKSGDRINFPMATGRRIDDIILEFRGTENIKTENRTTFRCIVFALIEKDKKKKEKDLITFYISDDNNHLPIKLKFNLNFGSAQVTLRTIKGQKYPLQSIVK
- a CDS encoding TatD-related deoxyribonuclease (COGs: COG0084 Mg-dependent DNase~InterPro IPR001130~KEGG: bth:BT_3229 TatD-related DNase~PFAM: Deoxyribonuclease, TatD-related~SPTR: Putative uncharacterized protein;~manually curated~IMG reference gene:2504106034~PFAM: TatD related DNase) is translated as MKKILNIHSHLNLEQRDDTIYSTIYPKLPKATIKYGSIGIHPWYIPPLEEINWENFVEEASKNKIIVIGECGLDTFSEIPLDTQIKVFQKQIEVSEMLKKPLLIHMVRTTDELLAIRNQLNPTQPWIIHGFRGKPQLAQQYYRHEMYLSIGSKFNTKTVLAIPLNKILLETDESDETIDSLVDRIAQLKKISPQTLIKQIYENTESIFFR
- a CDS encoding Tyrosyl-tRNA synthetase (COGs: COG0162 Tyrosyl-tRNA synthetase~HAMAP: Tyrosyl-tRNA synthetase, class Ib~InterPro IPR002307:IPR002305:IPR002942~KEGG: bvu:BVU_1191 putative tyrosyl-tRNA synthetase 1~PFAM: Aminoacyl-tRNA synthetase, class Ib; RNA-binding S4~PRIAM: Tyrosine--tRNA ligase~SPTR: Tyrosyl-tRNA synthetase;~TIGRFAM: Tyrosyl-tRNA synthetase, class Ib~IMG reference gene:2504106035~PFAM: tRNA synthetases class I (W and Y)~TIGRFAM: tyrosyl-tRNA synthetase); translated protein: MNFVDELKWRGMVHDMMPGTEELLAKEQVSAYVGIDPTADSLHIGHLVSVMMLRHLQRCGHKPFALIGGATGMIGDPSGKSLERNLLDDTTLRHNQAAIKKQLSKFLDFDSDAENKAELVNNYDWMKNFTFLDFVRDVGKHITVNYMMAKDSVKKRLTGEARDGLSFTEFTYQLLQAYDYLHLLESRGVKLQMGGSDQWGNITTGAELIRRTNGQEVFGLTCPLITKADGGKFGKTESGNIWLDRRYTSPYKFYQFWLNVSDEDAARYIKIFTTLSQEVVTELTEEHSKAPHERILQKRLAKEITVMVHSEEDYEAAVEASEILFGKSTSETLRKIDEDTLLSVFEGVPQFEIEKSLLNDGTKAIDLFVDHAEIFPSKGELRKLIKNNGVSLNKEKLDDPEMLITDKELLNNKYLLVQRGKKNYFLVIAK
- a CDS encoding hypothetical protein (KEGG: bfr:BF0187 hypothetical protein~SPTR: Putative uncharacterized protein;~IMG reference gene:2504106038), yielding MKQLDVKKISIANIPVDAIPALLDKEKVAFQKLDEVNWDEYPYCPNVRFRIAYSKDAFILNFKVTEESVRANSSADNGPVWTDSCVEFFVIPNNDGIYYNLECNCAGTILIGAGKERENRERAPKEVLEQVQRWSSLGRDPFDERIGECSWEVALIIPFTAFFKHEIKDLSEQSIKANFYKCGDELQTPHFISWNAIQVEKPDFHCPKFFGSLHCL